In one Ornithinimicrobium pratense genomic region, the following are encoded:
- a CDS encoding LysR family transcriptional regulator has product MFNPEHLRTLRTVVEEGTLVAAADLMGLTPSAVSQQLARLQQEAGQAVLVRRGRNLAPTDAAAVLVRMAEEVQRLDESARAELERLTKDVSGPLVVGAFATAVRALLPAALTDLRRAHPHLAPTIREAEPELSLDLVRGGQLDLAVVHDWTDYRLTLPAGLSTHDIGQDVVDLVAPVGMSLPRRRDGRVDLHELDGQTWIDDTPGVYSDWLLGTLREAGLSYRIGATVDTYPGKLALAGAGFGVTLVPRLGRDLVPDSVVVLPLHDPPTRRVFLAHRQAAERRPAVEAAVRAIRRAWADLET; this is encoded by the coding sequence ATGTTTAACCCTGAGCACCTGCGCACCCTGCGGACGGTCGTCGAGGAGGGGACGCTGGTGGCAGCGGCGGACCTCATGGGGCTGACGCCCTCAGCCGTCAGCCAGCAGCTGGCCCGGCTCCAGCAGGAGGCCGGGCAGGCGGTCCTGGTGCGGCGTGGGCGCAACCTGGCGCCCACCGACGCGGCCGCCGTGCTGGTGCGGATGGCCGAGGAGGTCCAGCGGCTCGATGAGTCAGCCCGGGCTGAGCTGGAACGCCTGACGAAGGACGTCTCCGGCCCCCTGGTGGTGGGGGCCTTCGCGACGGCGGTGCGGGCGCTGCTCCCCGCCGCGCTGACCGACCTGAGGCGGGCGCATCCGCACCTCGCGCCGACGATCCGGGAGGCAGAGCCCGAGCTGAGCCTGGACCTGGTCCGCGGGGGGCAGCTGGACCTCGCCGTCGTCCACGACTGGACCGACTACCGGCTGACCCTCCCGGCCGGACTGAGCACCCACGACATCGGCCAGGACGTCGTGGACCTCGTGGCCCCGGTCGGGATGAGCCTGCCCCGACGCCGGGACGGGCGGGTGGACCTGCACGAGCTGGACGGCCAGACCTGGATCGACGACACGCCAGGCGTCTACAGCGACTGGTTGCTGGGCACCCTGCGCGAGGCGGGGCTGAGCTATCGGATCGGGGCCACCGTGGACACCTACCCCGGCAAGCTGGCGTTGGCAGGAGCCGGGTTTGGTGTCACCCTCGTCCCCCGGCTGGGTCGAGATCTCGTCCCGGACTCGGTGGTGGTGCTCCCCCTGCACGATCCCCCCACCCGGCGGGTCTTCCTGGCCCACCGGCAGGCCGCCGAGCGCCGCCCCGCGGTGGAGGCCGCTGTGCGGGCGATCCGCCGGGCCTGGGCCGACCTGGAGACCTAG
- a CDS encoding thiolase family protein, which translates to MLGEEVFLLDAVRTPFGKLRGGLSHVRTDDLAAVPLRSLLERHPGLDPARVEDVYYGNTNGAGEENRNVARMAALLAGLPVTVPGATTNRLCASGSEALVQAARSIAVGDADLVVAGGVEGMSRAPYVLPKPDEALPRAVELHQTTVGWRMVNPAFPAEWTTSLGASAQAVATERGIGREEMDEYAVRSHQRVHAAYEAAAHKGFVEPLEGVERDESLRPAASMETLGALRPAFTRDGTVTAGNSSPVNDGAMAALVGTAAMAQELGLEPIARIVASRTVAVSPEQFAVAPVPAIRQLLERTGKGFGDVDLWEINEAFAAMVLSTLHDLPELGRDALESHVNVNGGAIAIGHPLGASAPRVVVDLARELRRRGGGIGVAAACIGVGQGTALMIEVPRP; encoded by the coding sequence ATGCTCGGTGAAGAGGTCTTCCTGCTCGACGCTGTCCGCACCCCGTTCGGCAAGCTGCGCGGCGGCCTGTCGCACGTGCGCACCGACGACCTGGCCGCAGTGCCCCTGCGCTCGTTGCTGGAGCGTCACCCGGGGCTGGACCCGGCGCGGGTCGAAGACGTCTACTACGGCAACACCAACGGCGCAGGCGAGGAGAACCGCAACGTGGCCCGGATGGCGGCCCTGCTGGCCGGCCTGCCGGTGACCGTGCCGGGAGCGACGACCAACCGGCTGTGCGCCTCGGGCTCGGAGGCCCTGGTCCAGGCCGCCCGCTCGATCGCCGTGGGGGACGCGGACCTGGTGGTGGCCGGCGGGGTCGAGGGGATGAGCCGCGCTCCCTATGTGCTGCCCAAGCCCGACGAGGCGCTGCCCCGTGCCGTGGAGCTGCACCAGACGACGGTCGGCTGGCGGATGGTCAACCCCGCTTTCCCGGCGGAGTGGACCACCTCGCTGGGGGCCAGCGCGCAGGCCGTCGCCACCGAGCGGGGCATCGGACGCGAGGAGATGGATGAGTATGCCGTCCGCTCCCACCAGCGGGTGCACGCCGCCTACGAGGCCGCTGCGCACAAGGGCTTCGTGGAGCCGCTGGAGGGGGTGGAGCGCGACGAGTCGCTGCGGCCGGCGGCCTCCATGGAGACCTTGGGCGCGCTGCGGCCGGCCTTCACCCGGGACGGCACGGTGACCGCCGGCAACTCCTCCCCGGTCAACGACGGCGCGATGGCGGCCCTGGTCGGCACGGCGGCGATGGCGCAGGAGCTGGGGCTGGAGCCGATCGCCCGGATCGTGGCCTCCCGCACGGTTGCGGTGTCCCCGGAGCAGTTCGCGGTCGCCCCGGTGCCGGCCATCCGGCAGCTGCTGGAGCGGACCGGCAAGGGCTTCGGCGACGTCGACCTGTGGGAGATCAACGAGGCTTTCGCCGCGATGGTGCTCTCCACGCTGCACGACCTGCCCGAGCTGGGCCGTGACGCCCTCGAGTCCCACGTCAACGTCAACGGCGGCGCGATCGCGATCGGTCACCCGCTGGGGGCGAGCGCCCCCCGCGTGGTCGTCGACCTGGCTAGAGAGCTGCGCCGGCGCGGTGGCGGCATCGGCGTCGCAGCAGCCTGCATCGGCGTCGGCCAGGGCACGGCGCTGATGATCGAGGTCCCCCGCCCCTGA
- a CDS encoding MalY/PatB family protein: MASPFDLTLEQLREHRSAKWSRVPADVLPAWTAEMDVRTAPAITDALHLAVERSDFGYAGDPAPVISAFTGFARDTWGWDPAEGGGTMRLFADVGQAAIEVLRAVTSPGDRVIINPPVYLSFYPWLQSVGVEPLEVPLLDVASGGRLDLAGMEHALASGARVVLLCTPHNPLGHVYTQEELAAVADLAAAHDALVISDEIHAPLVHPGSPTPFRPFLTVSEAARRVGIALHSPSKAWNIAGLKTAIGITATPGRWPGLREDLDWSSSILGQYAAVAAYTDSREWLGTVRAEVEQRTHQLVDLLAEHLPAVRYTPGHASYLAWLDCRDLGLGDNPAATFLERGKVALSPGPAFGIGGAGFARLNIGTSQELMTEAVRRMAAALHSG, from the coding sequence ATGGCCTCCCCCTTCGACCTGACCCTGGAACAGCTGCGCGAGCACCGGTCCGCCAAGTGGAGCCGGGTGCCGGCCGACGTGCTGCCCGCCTGGACCGCCGAGATGGATGTGCGCACGGCGCCCGCGATCACCGACGCCCTGCACCTGGCGGTGGAGCGTTCGGACTTCGGATATGCCGGAGACCCGGCCCCTGTGATCAGCGCCTTCACCGGATTCGCCCGGGACACCTGGGGCTGGGACCCGGCCGAGGGTGGGGGCACGATGCGGCTGTTCGCCGACGTGGGCCAGGCCGCGATCGAGGTGCTCCGCGCGGTGACGTCGCCGGGTGACCGGGTGATCATCAACCCGCCGGTCTACCTGTCCTTCTACCCCTGGCTGCAGTCCGTCGGGGTGGAGCCGCTGGAGGTGCCGCTGCTCGACGTCGCCTCCGGTGGGCGCCTGGACCTGGCGGGTATGGAGCACGCCCTTGCCTCGGGTGCGCGCGTGGTGCTGCTCTGCACCCCGCACAACCCGCTCGGGCATGTCTACACGCAGGAGGAGCTGGCGGCGGTCGCCGACCTGGCCGCGGCGCACGACGCGCTGGTGATCTCCGATGAGATCCACGCCCCCCTGGTGCACCCCGGCAGCCCCACGCCGTTCCGCCCGTTCCTCACCGTCTCGGAGGCGGCCCGGCGGGTCGGGATCGCGCTGCACTCCCCGTCCAAGGCGTGGAACATCGCGGGCCTGAAGACCGCGATCGGGATCACGGCCACCCCGGGCCGCTGGCCCGGTCTGCGCGAGGATCTGGACTGGTCTTCCTCGATCCTGGGGCAGTACGCAGCGGTCGCCGCCTACACCGACAGCCGGGAGTGGTTGGGGACTGTCCGGGCTGAGGTCGAGCAGCGCACCCACCAGCTGGTCGACCTGCTCGCCGAGCATCTGCCGGCCGTGCGGTACACCCCCGGGCACGCCTCATACCTGGCCTGGTTGGACTGCCGCGACCTGGGCCTGGGCGACAACCCGGCGGCGACCTTCCTCGAACGGGGCAAGGTGGCGCTCTCGCCCGGGCCGGCCTTCGGGATCGGCGGTGCCGGGTTCGCCCGGCTCAACATCGGCACCAGCCAGGAGCTGATGACCGAGGCGGTGCGGCGGATGGCGGCGGCCCTCCACTCGGGGTGA
- a CDS encoding aldo/keto reductase family protein, with product MEFRYLGRSGLKISEITYGNWLTHGSQVENEVAHRCVRAALDAGISTFDTADVYANTKAESVLGEALKGERRESLEIFTKVYWPTGPGGKNDTGLSRKHIMESIDGSLRRLQTDYVDLYQAHRYDTETPLEETMQAFADIVRAGKALYIGVSEWTADQIREGHALSKQLGFQLISSQPQYSMLWRVIEPEVVPTCEELGISQIVWSPMAQGVLSGKYLPGQQPTEGRAADEAMGKGMQGFMSDDVLTAVQELKPLAQEAGLTMPQLAVAWVLQNPNVAAALIGASRPEQVEDNVKAAGVKLDADLMAKIDEVLGDAAVRDPGKTAERAPQQRVA from the coding sequence ATGGAGTTTCGATACCTGGGCCGCAGCGGCCTGAAGATCAGTGAAATCACCTACGGCAACTGGCTCACCCACGGCAGCCAGGTGGAGAACGAGGTGGCGCACCGGTGCGTGCGGGCCGCGCTGGACGCGGGGATCAGCACCTTCGACACCGCGGACGTCTACGCCAACACCAAGGCCGAGTCCGTGCTCGGCGAGGCGCTGAAGGGCGAGCGCCGAGAGAGCCTGGAGATCTTCACCAAGGTCTACTGGCCGACCGGGCCGGGCGGCAAGAACGACACCGGGCTCTCCCGCAAGCACATCATGGAGTCCATCGACGGCAGCCTGCGGCGGCTGCAGACCGACTACGTCGACCTCTACCAGGCCCACCGCTACGACACCGAGACGCCGCTGGAGGAGACGATGCAGGCCTTCGCCGACATCGTGCGGGCCGGCAAGGCGCTCTACATCGGCGTCAGCGAGTGGACCGCCGACCAGATCCGCGAGGGGCACGCGCTCAGCAAGCAGCTCGGCTTCCAGCTCATCTCCTCCCAGCCGCAGTACTCCATGCTGTGGCGGGTCATCGAGCCCGAGGTCGTCCCGACCTGCGAGGAGCTGGGCATCTCCCAGATCGTCTGGAGCCCGATGGCCCAGGGCGTACTGTCCGGCAAGTACCTCCCCGGCCAGCAGCCCACCGAGGGCCGCGCCGCCGACGAGGCCATGGGCAAGGGCATGCAGGGCTTCATGTCCGATGACGTGCTGACGGCCGTGCAGGAGCTGAAGCCGCTGGCGCAGGAGGCCGGGCTGACCATGCCGCAGCTGGCAGTCGCCTGGGTCCTGCAGAACCCGAACGTCGCCGCCGCGCTGATCGGCGCCTCCCGGCCCGAGCAGGTCGAGGACAACGTCAAGGCGGCCGGGGTGAAGCTCGACGCCGACCTGATGGCCAAGATCGACGAGGTGCTCGGCGACGCCGCCGTGCGCGACCCGGGCAAGACGGCCGAGCGGGCGCCGCAGCAGCGCGTGGCCTGA
- a CDS encoding SDR family oxidoreductase — protein MTQENLTDIPAQEQEWPGTEAKLDPTPDHGTSWTGRDRLTGKRVLITGGDSGIGRAVALTFAHEGASVAIAHLPQESEDAEETRRLVEDAGGTCHLFPGDLRSYDANRDLARQVVEALGGLDVLVPNAAYQMTHDELEEFPPEQVERTFATNVFSPFWLVRELAGALTEGGSIIITTSVQAYAPSDHLLDYAASKAALTNLTVNLAAELGPRGIRVNAVAPGPIWTPLIPATMSADKVEGFGSDTPLGRAGHPVEVAAAYVFLASDEASYVSGTVLGVTGGKPVF, from the coding sequence ATGACCCAGGAGAACCTGACCGACATCCCCGCCCAGGAGCAGGAGTGGCCCGGGACCGAGGCGAAGCTGGACCCCACCCCCGACCACGGGACCTCGTGGACGGGCCGCGACCGCCTCACCGGCAAGCGCGTGCTCATCACCGGTGGCGACTCGGGCATCGGGCGGGCCGTCGCCCTCACCTTCGCCCACGAGGGCGCGAGCGTGGCGATCGCGCACCTGCCGCAGGAGAGTGAGGACGCGGAGGAGACCCGGCGCCTCGTCGAGGACGCAGGCGGCACCTGCCATCTCTTCCCGGGCGACCTGCGCTCCTACGACGCCAACCGCGACCTGGCCCGCCAGGTCGTCGAGGCGCTCGGCGGGCTCGACGTGCTCGTCCCGAACGCCGCCTACCAGATGACCCACGACGAGCTGGAGGAGTTCCCGCCCGAGCAGGTCGAGCGCACCTTCGCCACCAACGTCTTCTCGCCGTTCTGGCTGGTGCGGGAGCTGGCCGGGGCGCTCACCGAGGGTGGGTCGATCATCATCACCACTTCGGTGCAGGCCTACGCGCCCTCGGACCACCTGCTCGACTACGCCGCCTCCAAGGCCGCGCTGACGAACCTCACCGTCAACCTTGCTGCCGAGCTGGGCCCGCGCGGGATCCGGGTCAACGCCGTCGCGCCGGGACCGATCTGGACCCCCCTCATCCCGGCCACGATGTCCGCGGACAAGGTGGAGGGCTTCGGCTCCGACACCCCGCTGGGCCGTGCGGGTCATCCGGTCGAGGTCGCGGCCGCCTACGTCTTCCTCGCCTCGGACGAGGCCAGCTACGTCTCGGGCACTGTCCTGGGCGTGACGGGCGGCAAGCCGGTCTTCTAG
- a CDS encoding saccharopine dehydrogenase — protein sequence MTRPHLWIRAEARPTEQRVPIVPADARRLIEDGFTVTVEESPTRVISLAEYVEAGCAVAPRGSWVDAPEGAVVVGIKELPEDPDDLAHTHVFFAHAYKGQEGADRVLDRFRRGGGELLDVEYLTVDGKRVVAFGFWAGYVGAALAVLRHRGLLTGGVSPMSREELDAMLQQGPALASGAPAGATAEPERALVIGSQGRSGTGAMAALAVAGCALTRWDRADTEVIDKNALLAHDIMVNCVASDRPREPFLATADVDVPRRLRTVADVTCDVTSEANLLPFNTAITTWEEPVRAFGSVGNPLEVIAIDNLPSLLPRESSESFSAELTPLLPDLADRQGPWAASLEWFRRHLR from the coding sequence ATGACCCGCCCCCACCTGTGGATCCGTGCCGAGGCCCGCCCGACCGAGCAGCGCGTGCCGATCGTCCCGGCCGACGCGCGCCGGCTGATCGAGGACGGCTTCACCGTCACCGTCGAGGAGTCCCCGACCCGGGTGATCTCGCTGGCGGAGTATGTCGAGGCCGGGTGCGCGGTGGCGCCGCGCGGCTCGTGGGTGGACGCGCCAGAGGGGGCCGTGGTCGTCGGCATCAAAGAGCTGCCGGAGGACCCGGACGACCTCGCACACACGCATGTCTTCTTCGCCCACGCCTACAAGGGCCAGGAGGGCGCCGATCGGGTGCTCGACCGGTTCCGCCGCGGGGGCGGGGAGCTGCTGGACGTGGAGTACCTCACCGTGGACGGCAAGCGGGTCGTCGCCTTCGGCTTCTGGGCCGGGTATGTCGGCGCCGCACTGGCCGTGCTGCGGCACCGCGGTCTGCTGACCGGCGGGGTCTCGCCGATGTCCCGCGAGGAGCTGGACGCGATGCTGCAGCAGGGGCCCGCGCTGGCCTCGGGCGCCCCGGCAGGTGCCACGGCCGAGCCGGAACGGGCGCTGGTCATTGGGTCCCAGGGCCGGTCGGGCACCGGCGCGATGGCGGCGTTGGCGGTGGCCGGCTGCGCCCTCACCCGCTGGGACCGGGCCGACACCGAGGTCATCGACAAGAACGCGCTGCTGGCGCACGACATCATGGTCAACTGCGTCGCCAGCGACCGGCCGCGGGAGCCCTTCCTCGCGACGGCCGATGTCGACGTCCCGCGCCGGCTGCGGACGGTCGCCGACGTGACCTGTGACGTCACCTCCGAGGCCAACCTGCTGCCGTTCAACACCGCGATCACCACCTGGGAGGAGCCGGTCCGGGCCTTCGGGTCGGTCGGCAACCCGCTGGAGGTCATCGCCATCGACAACCTGCCCTCGCTGCTGCCGCGCGAGTCCTCGGAGTCGTTCTCGGCCGAGCTCACCCCGCTGCTGCCCGACCTGGCCGACCGGCAGGGCCCGTGGGCGGCCAGCCTGGAGTGGTTCCGACGGCACCTGCGCTGA
- a CDS encoding LiaF domain-containing protein: MTQRPQDDQPPPLPRPDGVSGGIPEVIPSYQPPARAGAGGAVREPQDRIDTYFGQVDRIGRFPLARETRVNAGMSTVRLDLREVIAPGETIEIRLAMWMSNLRLVVPPGTEVALQVNASMGGARLEVDAKAQGAPPTGTRVVISGWSTMSDVRVRAFALGTKPRSGWRWTRPK, translated from the coding sequence ATGACGCAGCGCCCGCAGGACGACCAGCCGCCCCCGCTGCCCCGGCCGGACGGTGTGAGCGGTGGCATCCCCGAGGTCATCCCGTCCTACCAGCCCCCTGCGAGGGCGGGGGCCGGTGGCGCCGTCCGCGAGCCCCAGGACCGGATCGACACCTACTTCGGGCAGGTCGACCGGATCGGGCGCTTCCCGCTCGCCCGGGAGACCCGGGTCAACGCCGGGATGAGCACCGTGCGGCTGGACCTGCGCGAGGTGATCGCGCCCGGCGAGACGATCGAGATCCGGCTCGCCATGTGGATGAGCAACCTGCGCCTCGTCGTCCCGCCGGGCACCGAGGTCGCCCTGCAGGTCAACGCCAGCATGGGTGGTGCACGTCTGGAGGTGGACGCCAAGGCCCAGGGCGCCCCACCCACCGGCACCCGGGTGGTGATCTCCGGCTGGTCCACGATGAGCGACGTCCGAGTGCGCGCCTTCGCGCTCGGCACCAAGCCGCGCTCCGGGTGGCGCTGGACCCGCCCGAAGTAG
- a CDS encoding catalase — translation MATDRTTPATDQPEARPPAVEDGGPHLPDYPQGPPVPRPPTPSVAGAHADNPLYTASTEPGRGGELHQLPGDGVPRMTTAHGQPISDNQNSLTAGERGPVLLEDHVLREKLFHFDHERIPERVVHARGYGAHGTFTAAEDLSDLTRASLFGRAGKQTPVFVRFSTVVGNKGSFDLARDVRGFATKFYTDEGNWDLVANNIPVFFIQDPIKFPDLVHAVKEEQDRGWPQAASAHDTFWDFVSLMPESTHMLLWQMSDRAIPRSYRFMQGFGVHTFRFVSAEGRSTFVKFHWVPRQGLQSVVWNEAMKINGADPDFHRRDLWTAIQNGDYPEWDLGVQLFDEEFADSFEFDVLDPTKIIPEEQVPLRVIGTLRLDRVVDNMFAETEQVAFMTQNVVPGIDFTNDPLLQGRNFSYLDTQLKRLGSTNFAQLPVNAPRCPVMHFQRDGHMQMGRQAGRANYEPNSFAGPAAGPRADHEAGFRTVAREESGPTRRLRPESFADHYSQAGQFYRSQTRPEQEHIWMAFIFELSKCEIPQIRQRMVANLRNVDEELAQKVADGLGMDLPGATEPAVPPRPDLPPSPALSFAARPPQDFGGRKLGILVSDGTDAALLERVRAAVEAVGGMVETIGLHVGGVVLAGEQTRTPVDHKIDAGPSVLFDAVALLADGAGAVELAGHPNVKDFVADAFTHYKHIGYVAGSRPLLDRGGITDQLDEACHDLGSVSPGDFVAALAGLRNWDRDV, via the coding sequence ATGGCCACCGACCGGACCACCCCCGCCACCGACCAGCCCGAGGCCCGTCCGCCGGCCGTCGAGGACGGCGGCCCCCACCTGCCGGATTACCCGCAGGGCCCTCCCGTTCCCCGGCCGCCCACCCCGAGCGTCGCGGGCGCCCACGCGGACAACCCGCTCTACACCGCCAGCACCGAGCCCGGGCGCGGCGGCGAGCTGCATCAGCTGCCGGGCGACGGCGTGCCCCGCATGACCACAGCGCACGGCCAGCCGATCTCGGACAACCAGAACTCGCTCACGGCCGGCGAGCGCGGCCCGGTGCTTCTGGAGGACCACGTCCTGCGCGAGAAGCTCTTCCACTTCGACCATGAGCGCATCCCCGAGCGGGTGGTGCACGCCCGCGGATATGGCGCCCACGGCACGTTCACCGCCGCCGAGGACCTCTCCGACCTCACCCGGGCCTCGCTCTTCGGCCGGGCCGGCAAGCAGACCCCCGTCTTCGTCCGGTTCTCTACCGTGGTCGGCAACAAGGGCTCCTTCGACCTGGCCCGGGACGTCCGCGGCTTCGCGACCAAGTTCTACACCGACGAGGGCAACTGGGACCTCGTCGCCAACAACATCCCCGTCTTCTTCATCCAGGACCCGATCAAGTTCCCCGACCTGGTCCACGCGGTCAAGGAGGAGCAGGACCGCGGCTGGCCGCAGGCGGCCTCCGCACACGACACCTTCTGGGACTTCGTCTCGCTGATGCCGGAGTCGACGCACATGCTGCTGTGGCAGATGTCGGACCGGGCGATCCCGCGCTCCTACCGGTTCATGCAGGGTTTCGGCGTGCACACCTTCCGCTTCGTCTCGGCCGAGGGCAGGAGCACCTTCGTCAAGTTCCACTGGGTGCCCCGGCAGGGGTTGCAGTCGGTGGTCTGGAACGAGGCGATGAAGATCAACGGCGCCGACCCGGACTTCCACCGCCGGGACCTGTGGACCGCCATCCAGAACGGCGACTACCCGGAGTGGGACCTCGGCGTGCAGCTCTTCGACGAGGAGTTCGCCGACTCCTTCGAGTTCGACGTGCTCGACCCGACCAAGATCATCCCGGAGGAGCAGGTGCCGCTACGGGTCATCGGCACCCTTCGCCTGGACCGGGTGGTGGACAACATGTTTGCCGAGACCGAGCAGGTGGCGTTCATGACACAGAACGTCGTGCCAGGGATCGACTTCACCAACGACCCGCTGCTGCAGGGCCGCAACTTCTCCTACCTCGACACCCAGCTCAAGCGGCTGGGCTCGACCAACTTCGCCCAGCTGCCGGTCAACGCTCCACGCTGCCCGGTCATGCACTTCCAGCGGGACGGGCACATGCAGATGGGTCGGCAGGCCGGCCGCGCCAACTACGAGCCCAACTCCTTCGCCGGCCCCGCGGCCGGACCACGCGCTGACCACGAGGCGGGCTTCCGCACGGTGGCCAGGGAGGAGTCCGGTCCCACCCGCCGCCTGCGGCCGGAGTCGTTCGCCGACCACTACTCCCAGGCCGGGCAGTTCTACCGCTCCCAGACCCGTCCCGAGCAGGAGCACATCTGGATGGCGTTCATCTTCGAGCTGTCCAAGTGTGAGATCCCCCAGATTCGGCAACGGATGGTGGCCAACCTTCGCAACGTCGACGAGGAGCTGGCGCAGAAGGTGGCCGACGGGCTGGGCATGGACCTGCCGGGCGCCACCGAACCGGCCGTGCCACCGCGGCCCGACCTGCCCCCTTCGCCGGCGCTGAGCTTCGCCGCCCGACCCCCGCAGGACTTCGGTGGCCGAAAGCTTGGCATCCTCGTCTCCGACGGCACCGACGCTGCCCTGCTGGAGCGGGTCAGGGCCGCGGTCGAGGCGGTCGGCGGCATGGTGGAGACGATCGGGCTGCACGTCGGCGGTGTCGTCCTCGCCGGCGAGCAGACCCGAACCCCCGTCGACCACAAGATCGACGCGGGCCCCTCGGTCCTGTTCGACGCCGTCGCGCTCCTCGCCGACGGCGCTGGCGCGGTCGAGCTGGCCGGCCACCCCAACGTCAAGGACTTCGTCGCCGACGCCTTTACCCACTACAAGCACATCGGGTATGTCGCCGGTTCCCGTCCGCTGCTGGACCGGGGCGGCATCACCGACCAGCTCGACGAGGCCTGCCATGACCTCGGCTCCGTCTCACCCGGCGACTTCGTCGCCGCGCTCGCGGGGCTGCGCAACTGGGACCGCGACGTCTGA
- a CDS encoding DUF3072 domain-containing protein, with protein MTFPTDPTQPPLDVPESDPTGNPGPDTPAPSQPVADPPQEPLPGSVPQPGPGPEPGADPAPEPLPRAAANNAQASEVLGSSTPQDDPGQLQRDPEEWVTGDDPATEAQKSYLDRLASSAGEQIPAEGLTKAQASEHIDRLQDRTGIEPRQS; from the coding sequence ATGACATTCCCGACCGACCCTACGCAGCCGCCGCTCGACGTGCCGGAGAGCGACCCGACCGGCAACCCCGGCCCCGACACCCCGGCCCCGTCGCAACCCGTCGCCGACCCCCCGCAGGAGCCGCTGCCGGGGTCAGTGCCCCAGCCAGGTCCGGGGCCGGAGCCGGGCGCCGATCCGGCCCCGGAGCCGCTGCCGAGGGCGGCCGCCAATAACGCCCAGGCCTCCGAGGTGCTCGGTTCCTCCACGCCACAGGATGACCCGGGCCAGCTCCAGCGTGACCCCGAGGAGTGGGTGACCGGAGACGACCCGGCGACCGAGGCCCAGAAGTCCTACCTCGACCGGCTCGCCAGCAGCGCCGGCGAGCAGATCCCGGCCGAGGGCCTGACGAAGGCACAGGCCTCGGAGCACATCGACCGCCTGCAGGACCGGACAGGGATAGAGCCTCGCCAGTCCTGA
- a CDS encoding LiaF domain-containing protein, which produces MSQRPGEQGRPWEGPSEVPYTWGEPAPPPLPTPQGAQPPAEVVPGQVAPLPQYGSANLPARRESEEIWSVFGDVVRKGRWSASRRSSFYQLFGDVKLDLREVLQPGETLEVTSWSMFGDVRIAVPPGTDVEVNGGTVFGDVRAETTPQGQAPRTGARLVVHVNSVFGEVRVREIAAGAQPPRGWRWLRVR; this is translated from the coding sequence ATGTCGCAGCGACCGGGTGAGCAGGGGCGTCCGTGGGAGGGCCCGAGCGAGGTGCCGTACACGTGGGGGGAGCCGGCGCCACCGCCGCTCCCCACTCCACAGGGCGCACAGCCCCCGGCGGAGGTGGTCCCCGGCCAGGTGGCGCCCCTGCCGCAGTACGGCTCGGCCAACCTGCCTGCCCGCCGCGAGAGCGAGGAGATCTGGTCGGTCTTCGGCGACGTCGTCCGCAAGGGACGCTGGAGCGCCAGCCGCCGCAGCTCCTTCTACCAGCTCTTCGGTGACGTCAAGCTCGACCTGCGCGAGGTCCTGCAACCCGGGGAGACCCTCGAGGTGACCAGCTGGTCGATGTTCGGGGACGTGCGGATCGCGGTGCCGCCGGGCACCGACGTCGAGGTCAACGGCGGCACCGTCTTCGGCGACGTCCGCGCCGAGACCACCCCCCAGGGCCAGGCGCCGCGCACCGGCGCCCGGCTGGTGGTGCACGTCAACTCGGTCTTCGGCGAGGTCCGGGTGCGCGAGATCGCCGCTGGCGCGCAGCCGCCCAGGGGGTGGCGCTGGCTGCGGGTGCGCTGA